The DNA region GGCAAAAGCGAATTGCGTGGTAATTCCAGCCGCCGAAATGGACGGAGCGAAAAAGAAATCGTTTCCGAATATTGACAAATTTGAACGGGAAATTCGCCGCCTTAAAAATAAATATCCGGCTGTTATTCATACTCCGTTAGGTTATTTTTCCGCATATAAAAATGCAAAATGTTCGTCGGCGTCGGTTATTATCGCCCCGAACGGAAAATTGTTTTATCCTTGTAATATTTTGGGTGATTTCGGCTGCGATTTGACTGAAACCGATTTCAAAAAGTGGCTCGTTTCCTCCGCCGCGAAATTCGCCCGTGAAAAAATGAAAAACTGTAAAATTAATTGCGGCTGGTACCAGTATTATTCGATTGATTCGTATTTGTCGCTTTCGACCATAGGCGAGGCGTTGTCGCCTATTTTTACAAAAAGTTTGAAATGAAGTCGAAATACACTCTTCTTTCATTTGAAAAAATTGTATATTGTGCAACAATTGCATATATAAATCCCAAAATTAAATATTTCTGGGAATAGGGAAAATATGAAAACTGCAAAAGAAATTCGTCAAAGTTTTATTGATTTTTTTGTGAGCAAAAACCATACGTTCGTTCGCTCGGCTCCGGTTGTTCCCAACGACGACCCGACGCTTATGTTTACCAATGCGGGAATGAATCAGTTCAAAACGATATTTTTGGGTGAAAACCCAAAGGGGCTCAAGAGAGCGGCAAATTCGCAAAAATGTATGCGTGTTTCCGGCAAACACAACGATTTGGAAGAGGTCGGCGTAGATCACTATCATCATACGCTTTTTGAAATGCTTGGAAATTGGTCGTTTGGCGATTATTACAAAAAAGAGGCGATTTCTTGGGCTTGGCGACTGCTTACGGAAGTTTGGGAAATTCCGAAAGAAAAATTGTATGTGACAGTTTACAAAAACGACGACGAAACCGAGAATTTTTGGAAAACGCTGACCGATATCGATACGACGCATGTTTCTCGACACGACGAAAAAGATAACTTTTGGGAAATGGGTGAAACCGGTCCCTGCGGACCTTGCAGCGAAGTTCATATTGATTTGGGCGCAGGAATTTGTCCGCACGAACACGAAAAAGACCATAAATGCTGTGTAAACGGCGAAAATTGCCATAGATTTTTGGAGTTATGGAATTTGGTTTTTATTCAATACGAGCGTCAAAAAGACGGCTCGCTTAAAGAACTTCCCGCAAAACACGTAGATACCGGAATGGGATTTGAACGGGTTGTGCGTGTAATGCAAGGGTTAAACTCAAATTACGACAGCGATTTGTTTTCGCCCGTCATAAAAAAGTTAGAAGAACTTTCCGGCAGGAAATACACGGCGTCCGACAAAACAGGCATTCCTTTCAGAGTGATCGCCGACCATGTCCGCGCTTTGGGGTTTGCGATAACCGACGGTGTTTTCCCCAGTAACGAAGGGCGCGGATACGTTTTGCGCAGGCTTTTGCGGCGGGCTTACAGATACGGACGGCAATTGGGATTTTCCGCTCCGTTTATATATAAATTGACGCCGGTTTTTGTAGAAATGATGGGCGAGGCGTATCCTGAAATTAGAGACAGGGCGGATTTTGTCGCTTCGGTTATAAAATCGGAAGAGGAACGCTTTGACGCAACTCTGGAAACGGGAATGGAAAAGTTTAATCAGGCTATAAGTTCGGCAAAAAAAGCGGGTAAAACAAAAATTTGCGGCGCGGACGTTTTTGCGCTTTATGACACCTACGGGTTTCCGGTCGATTTAACGAATTTACTTGCGCAGGAAAACGGATTTTCGGTCGATGAGGCCGGTTTTACCAAAGAAATGAAAGCGCAAAAAGAGCGTGCCAGAGCGGCGCGAAACGCAAACGACGAAGGGTTTTCACCCGACGGCTGGACGGAATTGATACAAAACGCCAAAACCGAATTTGCGGGGTATGTTTCGGATTTGATTACCGACGCGAAAGTGTGCCGTTATAAAATAATTTCGGAAAATAAGGCGCTCGCGGTATTTGAAAAAACGCCTTATTACGCGGAAATGGGCGGACAGGTCGGCGATACGGGGGAAATTGCAAACGGGGATCTTACCGCAAAAATTACCGCTACGACAACTTGGAACGGAATGTCGGTGAGCGTTATCGAAAGTGTATTTTCTTTAAACAAAGACTTTTTTGAGAGCGGAAAAATCGTTTTGCGGCTTGATAACTTTCGCAGAAACGAAATAAGTCGTGCACATTCGGCTACGCACTTGTTACAGGCGGCTCTTACAAAAGTTTTGGGGGACCATGTTTCTCAGGCTGGTTCAAAAGTGGAAAACGGGAAATTAAGATTTGATTTTACGCACTTTCAGGCGATTCCCAAAATGCAACTGTGTGAAATTGAAGATATTGTAAACGACTGGATTTTGCAAAATTTTCAAATATGTACAAACGAAATGAATATCGACGAAGCTAAAGCAAGCGGCGCAAAGGCTCTTTTCGGCGAAAAATACGCAGACCGCGTGCGAGTAGTAAAAATGGGCGATGTTTCGGCGGAACTTTGCGGCGGAACTCACGCAAGAAATACAGGCGACATAGGCTCTTTTACGGTTTTGAGCGAGGCGTCGGTTTCCGCAGGCGTACGAAGAATTGAAGCGCTTGTCGGTAAAGAAGCGATAATTTTTTATAGAAGACAAGCCCAAATACTTTCACAGATTTCAAATTTACTGAAATGCGGTCAGGAAAATATTCCGGAAAAGGTTGAAAATCTGCAGCAGAAAATAAAAACACTTGAAACCGAAATAAAATCGGCTAATTTGAATACGGCGAAAGACAGTGTGGAAAGAATTGTTTCAAGCGTAAAAAGCGGTTCGAAAACATCGTTTGCCGTTTGCAATTTGGGGGTGACAAGCAAAGAAATTTTTACGGCGATTCACGACGGCGTAAGCGAAACGATAATCGTCAAAGGTATAAATAATGTCGTGATTTGTCTTATAGCCGAGGCCGCAGGCGCGGTTATGATTGCGGCAAGCGCCGATAAAACGGCGAACGCAAACGGAATTTTGTGCGGGGATTTGGTCAAAAGAGCGGCGGCAAAAGTCGGCGGCGGCGGCGGCGGAAGCCCTATGAAAGCGCAGTCCGGCGGGAAAAATCCCGCGGGCATTCCCGATGCGATTAGGGAAATTGAGACGTTATTAAAATAACGGAAAAGTCGTCAAAATAATTTTTTAATGAAAATTTAATTTTTCTCTTGACTTTCATTTGCGTTTTATGGTACATTTGTGTCGGCTGCTATGAAATTTTTTGTCAAAACGTATTAAACATTAATCAATTTGTTTTTCGTGTGGCGGGTATTTAATGTGGATTTCGGCAGTTGTTTTGTGTTGTTTGTGTTGATAGTGAGAAAATAATTAATTGAAATTCTATAGGAGGAATTATTATGGGCAAAGAGAAATTTGTTAGAACGAAACCCCACGTAAATGTGGGAACTATCGGGCATGTCGACCACGGTAAAACCACTCTTACGGCAGCGATTTGCACCATACAGGCAAAAAAGTATGGCGGTGTGGCTAAAAAATACGATGAAATTGACGCGGCGCCGGAAGAAAAAGAAAGAGGAATTACGATTGCTACCGCTCACGTTGAGTATGAGACGGGAAATCGCCATTATGCGCACGTCGACTGTCCGGGACATGCGGACTACATTAAAAATATGGTTACCGGAGCGGCTCAGATGGACGGTGCGATTCTTGTCGTTTCGGCGGCGGACGGACCTATGCCTCAGACCAGAGAACACATTTTGCTCGCTCGTCAGGTAGGCGTTCCGAAAATTGTCGTATATCTAAATAAAATT from Chitinispirillales bacterium includes:
- the alaS gene encoding alanine--tRNA ligase yields the protein MKTAKEIRQSFIDFFVSKNHTFVRSAPVVPNDDPTLMFTNAGMNQFKTIFLGENPKGLKRAANSQKCMRVSGKHNDLEEVGVDHYHHTLFEMLGNWSFGDYYKKEAISWAWRLLTEVWEIPKEKLYVTVYKNDDETENFWKTLTDIDTTHVSRHDEKDNFWEMGETGPCGPCSEVHIDLGAGICPHEHEKDHKCCVNGENCHRFLELWNLVFIQYERQKDGSLKELPAKHVDTGMGFERVVRVMQGLNSNYDSDLFSPVIKKLEELSGRKYTASDKTGIPFRVIADHVRALGFAITDGVFPSNEGRGYVLRRLLRRAYRYGRQLGFSAPFIYKLTPVFVEMMGEAYPEIRDRADFVASVIKSEEERFDATLETGMEKFNQAISSAKKAGKTKICGADVFALYDTYGFPVDLTNLLAQENGFSVDEAGFTKEMKAQKERARAARNANDEGFSPDGWTELIQNAKTEFAGYVSDLITDAKVCRYKIISENKALAVFEKTPYYAEMGGQVGDTGEIANGDLTAKITATTTWNGMSVSVIESVFSLNKDFFESGKIVLRLDNFRRNEISRAHSATHLLQAALTKVLGDHVSQAGSKVENGKLRFDFTHFQAIPKMQLCEIEDIVNDWILQNFQICTNEMNIDEAKASGAKALFGEKYADRVRVVKMGDVSAELCGGTHARNTGDIGSFTVLSEASVSAGVRRIEALVGKEAIIFYRRQAQILSQISNLLKCGQENIPEKVENLQQKIKTLETEIKSANLNTAKDSVERIVSSVKSGSKTSFAVCNLGVTSKEIFTAIHDGVSETIIVKGINNVVICLIAEAAGAVMIAASADKTANANGILCGDLVKRAAAKVGGGGGGSPMKAQSGGKNPAGIPDAIREIETLLK